The stretch of DNA AAGGACTTGCGGCTGGTGAACTCCGCGTTGGCACGGTCGTAGTCGTCGGGACGGCCGATGTCCAGCCAGTAGCCGTCGAATTCGTAGGCGTGCGGCGGGTTGCCGGAACCCAGCAGGTCCAGCACCAACTCGTCGAAGCCCAGCGGCAGTCCTGCGGTGTACCCGTCGAGTGTGGCCCGGGTCAGCCCGTACACCCCCATGGAGACGCGGTAGTCCATGCTCGGCTTCTCGGTGAAACCGACGACCTTGCTGTCGGCGGTGGTGAGTACCCCGAAGTCGATGCGCACCTGGCGCGCGTACGTGGCGATCGTGAGAGGCGCTTCGGAGACCTGGTGGCGGCGGAGGAGGGAGGCGTAGTCGAGATCCGTGAGGATGTCTCCGTTCATCACCAGGAAATGCTCCGGCAGCCGCTCACGCATGGTCAGCAACGGGCCCATGGTGCCCAGCGGGGCCTCCTCGGTGGAGTAGCCGACTGTCAGGCCCCACTGGGAGCCGTCGCCGACGTAGGCCCGGATGATCTCGCCGAGATGGCCTATGGCGATGGTGCAGCCGGTGAATCCGGCCGAGGCGAGCTGGCGCAGGACGATCTCAAGGATGGCGTGCTGGTCGCCGATGGGCACCAGCGGCTTGGGCAGGGCCGTGGTGTAGGGCCGCAGCCGGACGCCCTTGCCTCCGGCCAGGATCACTGCGTGCATGGTCTTCCCCCTTGCTCGACGTGCCGGACGTGGGTCAGATGTTGTAGATGCCGGTCTTGTAGCGGGCGAGGTTGGCCGGCTCGCGGAAGAAATCCACCGTGTGGGCGAGGCCCTCCTCCAGGGTGTGCGCCGGGCTCCAGCCGGTCGCGGCGCGCAGTCGGCCGGCGTCCGCGACCAGCCGCATGACCTCCGAGTTGGCCGGACGCAGCCGCTGCGTGTCCTCGCGGACGTCGAGCCCGGTCTCCATCACCTTGCCGATGAGGGTGACCAGGTCGCCGACGGAGATCTCGCCGCCGGTTCCGGCGTTGAAGGTGCGGCCCACGACCTGCTCTGCGGGGGCGGAGCCGACCGCGAGGAACGCCTGCGCGGTGTCCTTGACGAAGGTGAAGTCGCGGGTGGGGCGCAGGTCGCCGAGGGTGATGGTCCGCTCCCCGGCCGCGACCTGGCCGATGACGGTCGGGATCACCGCCCGCATGGACTGCCTCGGCCCGAAGGTGTTGAACGGCCGCAGCGTCACCACCGGGGTGTCGAAGCTGGCGTGGTAGCTGTCGGCCAGCCGGTCCCCGCCCGCCTTCGAAGCCGCGTACGGCGACTGGGTGTTGATGGGGTGGTCCTCGGTGATGGGCACGGTCTGCGCGGTGCCGTAGGTCTCGCTGGTCGAGGTGTGCACCAGCCGCGGTGTGCCCGCGGCCCGTACCGCCTCCAGCACGTTCAGTGTGCCGGTGACGTTGGTGTCCACGTAGCTGTGGGGCGCCCGGTAGGAGTACGGGATGGCGATGAGAGCGGCCAAGTGGTAGACGCTGTCGGCACCTTCGACGAGATGGCGGACCGAGCCCGGATCGCGGACGTCGCCGAGGACGACCTCGACCTGGTCGAGGACATCGGGGGAGAGGGTCTCCAGCCAGCCGTACGAGGAGAAGGAGTTGTACTGCGCCATGGCTCTCACCCGGTGTCCCGAGGCGACGAGCGCCTCGGTGAGGTGGGAACCGATGAAGCCCTCGGCTCCGGTGACGGCGGCGAGCGGTGGTGCGGTCAAGGTGGGTGGCCTTCCGTGGTTGCGGGTTTGCGGGTTTGCGGGTTTGCGGGGTTGCGGGTTTGCGGGTCGCGGGACGTGGGTCGCGCGTTTGCGGGCGGTGGAGCGGAACGGCGTCAGCCGTGGGCGGCCGGCCGGCCCAGCTGTCGCAGGGCCACCGCGACGAGACAGAGGACGGCTCCGCCGCAGCACAGCGGCAGCGCCGCGGAGCCCGGTGGGGAGCCGGTCAGCAGCACCGCGCCCGCGCACACCGCCGCGGTGAGACACAGAGCCGCCGGTGGCCACGCGGTGCCGAACGCCTGGAGCAGCAGCGAGATCCACAGCGCGGCGGCGAGCAGGAGCAGGGTGACGGGCTCGACGTCCACGAGCAGCGCCGCCGGTGCGAGCGGAGCGAGGTACACCAGCAGGCAGCCGGCGAGAACGGCGGCGGAACGGGCACGGAACCCGGCAGGTGTCCTCGTGGACCGCAGAGCCGCCACCGACAGTCCGCGGTAGCGGTACAGCAGCCACTCGGCAGGCCCCATGCTCAGGGTCAGTACGATCGCCGCCCAGGGATGGTCCCGGCCCGCCAGGAACACCAGCGACCCGGCGGCCAGCCCGAACAGCCCGTACGGGAGGGACGGCCACAGTCCCGGACGCGTGGCACCGGGCGCCGCCGGGGCCGTGCGGGTGGCGCGCAGCGCCCAGCCGGCCGCGGCGACGGCGCCGAAGAGCGACAGCAGCGGCAGCACGGCCCGGAGCACGGTCCCCGGCTCCCCCACAGCAGCGCGGCCCTCCGGCCGCGACCGGCGCGAGTACCGCGAGCAGCAACCGCTCCCGGCCCAGGAGGAGCAGCACACCCGCCGCCGCCAGGTACGCGGACTGGGCCGTGACGGCCAGTGCCGTCGCACCCGCCCCCGCGAGCGCGACTCCCGCTCCGGCCGCCACCGCGGCGCCCAGCGGCGCCCCCTTCGCCAGGGTACGGCCCGCCTCCCTGCGCCCGGTCGCCAGGCGCGTGTACGCCCGGTGTCCCAGTGCCTGGTTCCAGGCCCAGGAGATCAGCCCGGCCACCACCAGCGCCCGCACCGTGCCGTCAGGTGGCAGCAGCCGTCCGGCGAGCGCGTAGGCGAGGCCTGGCAGCGCGAACAGCAGACCTCGCAGGGCACAGCGCAGATGGTCGGGGCGCCAGGGATCGGCGGGCCGCCGAGGCTCGGGGAACGCCCTCGGTATGCGCTGGTAGACCGCCGTGGCCAGCGAGAACAGATCGGCGTGCCCGTACTTCTCCCGGATCACCTCGCCGGTGAATCCCTCGGACTCCAGCAGCGCGGCGACCTCGTAGGGGTGGACCGCGGAGGCGACGCGGTCGGCCAGTTCGGCGGCGAGCCCGTCCACCGCCTCGCGCCGCGCTCCTCGGCCGGGCACGACCAGGGCCAGGGTGTGCTGGTCGGCGACGCGCGGGGCATGGGCGCGGTCGTCGGTGAGGCGCCGCAGGGCCAGGGTGTGCTGGTCGGTGGCGCGCGGGGCGCGGGTGCTGTCCTCGGTGAGGCGCAGGGCCAGCGTGTCCTGTTCCGCGCCGCCCGGCTCCAGCCACATGGGTCCGCTCATCCGGCCGCGCTCCTCACCGGTGACCTGCCCGCCGTCGCCGGCGCGCGTTCCTCGGGGGCCGGCGGCACGCTGCGGCCACCTGACGCCGACAGCTCCAGATAGATGGAGCGGAAGGTGTCGATGGTCTGCCGGAGGGTGAACTGCTCGATCACCCTGAGCCGGGCCGCCTCACCGATCCTCCGGCGCCGCTCGGCGTCGGCCAGCAGCTCCAGCGCCGCGGCGGCCATCGCGGCCGGATCGCGGGGCGGCACCACGAGACCGGTGTCGCCGACGGCCTCCCGGACGCCGCCCACGTCCGTGGAGACGGTCGCCCGCCCGCAGGACATCGCCTCGATCAGAGTGAAGGGGAAGCCCTCGCTGATGCTGGAGAGCATCACGATGTTGCCCGCGGCGTAGGCGTCCTTGATGTCATCGACCCGGCCCTCGAAGGTCACCGCGTCGGCGTGGCCCAGTTCAGCGGCCAGTGCCTCGCACCGGTCCCGGTAGGCCTCCCCGCCGCGTGGCGTGCCGCCGAACAGGCGCAGCCGCGCCGCGGGCACCCGTGCCCGTACGAGGGCGAAGGCGCGGATCAGGGTCTCCAGGTCCTTGATCGGGTCGACACGGCCGGCCCAGCTGAGTACGGGATCGACCGGCTCGGGGCCCGCGGGCGGGAACGCGGCGGGGTCGACGCCGTTGTAGACCGTCCGGATCGACTCGGGCGCGGCGCCGCCGCGCTCCTCCCAGAGCCGGTTGTAACGGTTGCCCGGGGTGATCAGGGCGGCCCGCCGGTACGTCTCCTCCGCCAACAGCCGGAAGAAGCCCAGCACAAGCGCCTTCACCGGCCACCGGTAGGGGGCGGTTCGGTACCCGAGGTAGCGCTCGCGCAGATAGACGCCGTGCTCGGTGAGCAGCAGCGGCACCCCGTGCCGATGCAGCGCGGCGAGGCCGGGCAGGGCCGCCACGCCGCCACTCACCGCGTGCGCCACGCCCGCATCGGGGAACGGCGCGGCCAGCGGGCGCAGCGCGTGCTCCAGCAGCGTGGTCGCGGTCACGGCGTCCTGAAGGGTCGGCCGGGCCTCGCGCACCGCGAGTCCGGGCCGGTTCCACAGGGACGTCAGAATGCGGATGGCACGGTCCCCGCGCAGGAACGGACTGAGTCCGCCGTCCTCGGCGGCCCGTGCGAGCGTGTACAGGGCCGGGCCGAAGCCGTCCTCGGAGCGAGGGTCGAGCAACGCCGTCACGAAGCGCTCGTAGGACTCGGCGAGCCGCCCGAGATGGGGTCCGCGCGGCGCGCGCCCGTCGGGCGTGGGCCCCCACATGGGGACGGAGACGATGCGGTCGACGTGGGCCGGGACGTCCCAGACGACCGGCTCGCGGCCGGTGCCGGTGACGGCGATCACGTCGAAGGCGATGTCGGGCATGCCGGTGACGAGTTGGTCGCACCAGACGCTCACACCGCCGTGACTGTGCGGATAGGTGCCTTCGGTGAGCAGGGTGACGCGTGGCGCGGCGGGGTGTCGCGCGCCCGGGGGTATGTGCATCGATGTGCTCCACGGCCGGGAAGCGGGGGTGTCGGGCCCGGGGGTCGCGGGGCCCGGCCCGGCCGCCGCACAGGCGGCCGGGACAGGACGGGACAGGCAGGAGGGGACAGGACGGGGCGGGAGGGGTGGGGCAGGAGCGGCGTGCGTACGCCTGTCAGCGCTCCGCGCCGTAGGGGACCCGCTTCTCGACGCCGGCCGGCACCTTGGTCCTGGGCGCGGCGGGTGTCGGCGGGGCGGGCTTCCCTGCCGGCTCGACCGCCGCGGCCGGCGCACCGGCCGACGTCGGCACGTCCAGGGTGTACGGCAGGCCGTCGGCCGAGGCCCAGCCGGAGACCGCACCCGCGTAGGCGGCCCCGAAGCCCGTGCCGCCGTGCTGAGTTCCGGCGGGCATGGTGGCCGTGAGCGCCACGCCGTCGGGTGTCCGCACGGTCACGCTGTCGCCGATCCGGTACGCGCTGACCTGGCCCGCGTCCAGGGCGGCCCGCCAGGCTGCCCGGCGCTGCATCTCGACGCCGATCTCCTTCATACGGAGATTCACCACGGGGGTGTCGTCGGTGAACAGGTCGTCGTAGTCGCCGAGCACACCGTCGAGCACCGGGTAGGCGATGCGGTCCTCGGTGAGGTTCGACTGGTGGATGAAGTGCGGCTTGGGGTCGTTGGCGAGGACGTGCCCCAGTGCGATCCGGGTCTCCAGCGGCACGATGTGGTCGGTGTAGCCGGTGGCGGTGTCCAGTGGCGCGGACAGGCAGGTGGAGGTGGCGGGGTTGTCCTCGCAGATCCCGCTGCCGCCCTGGGCGCGGCTCGTGTAGAACCAGTTGTACTCGTCGACCTGTTCGGACGCGCGCCCCGCGTTGTAGAAGACGTTCATCGGGTAGCGGGAGACGGTGGTGGCGGGCCCCACCTGGCGCTGCACGGGGTCACGGGAGTTGTCCGAGCCCAGCCACTTGATGCCCGTGTCGGTGAGGGCAGGCCCCAGGTTGGGGTTGTCCACCGGCTGCTGCGGGCTCAGTTTCAGACCGGAGTGCTCGCCGGTGACCAACTCCTCCTTCTGGAGCGGAAGTCCGGCCGCCACGCCCCACGCCTCGTTGGTCGCGATCTCGTCGACGATGTCGTTCCTGCTCACCCACCGGGTGGAGCCGTCCGCGTTCGTCGCGCACTTCCACGGCACCACACTGGTGTCCTGCACGCAGCCCAGGTAGGCGTGGGTGTAGGTGTGGTTGATCCATCGGAACCGGTCGCGGTCGGCCTTCAACTTGTCGGCGAGGGCGTCCTGGCCGCCGTTGTCCTCACGGTAGTCCTCGGACCCTGAGGCGTTGTAGGCGAAGTCGAGGGTGAAACCCCGGCTGTTCTGCCAGGCGGAGGCGTGGTCGACATCGGCCGGGACCATACGGATCGGGTCAGGGGCGCCCTCGCCCGGCTGGCAGTCCACGTCGCCCGGCGTGCAGTTGAGTTCGGTGTCCCAGCGGTCGTCGGCGGCGAAGACGTCATCGACGTGGACCGCGAAGTAGTTGCGTTCGGCGCCGAGGTGCACCCCGCCGGTCATCCACTCCACGATGCCCCTGGCCAGCAGCCGGTACTGCTGCTGGTACTGGTTGTAGACGAAGGTGACGACGAGTTCACGTCTCCCGTCGTGCCGGTACTCGCCCACCAGGGAGCCCTTCGTCGACCTGCCGGGGACGGCGGCCTGGACGTAGGGGACGAAGTCGGCGCCGGTGGCGGGTGTCGAGAGGTAGGCGTAGGACTCGCCCACCGTGGGGGAGTTGTCCTCGAACGGGACAGCGCCCTCCAGGTAACCGAAGGCCCCGGCCTTGCCTGCCTGCGTCACCTCGGCCCGCACCCCGTCGATGCTGCCGGCGTAGCCCGTACCGACCGCGGCGTTGAGCCCTACCTGGGGACGTGCGTAGGTGTAGGCGTCGACCTGCGGGACCGAATACGTCTGCTCGTAGGCCGTCAGGGCCGCCATCTCGGCGGAGCCCGTCGGGAACGGGTTGTCGTTGGGCAGGACGACGGCCTGGTACTTCGCACGTGGCCGGCCGTCGACCGTGTCGGCGAGGAAGCCCGCGTCGATCGTGGCCCGGCCCGTGTCCTCCAGATCGACCTCGGTGTACGGCGTTCCCGCGTTCTCCAGTTCTGCGGCGATGGCTTCGGTGGACGGCCCCCCGTCGCTCACGACGAGCACGCGCAGATCTATGCGCGGTGTCTGATCGTCCGCCTGTGCCGTGGCGGCAGGCAGCCCGATGGCCGCCAACATGCCCCATATGAGCGCGGTGGTGCGAATGGTCCGCTTCATGCGGTGGAAACCCCTCCCCAGGGCAGGGATGGTCGGGCTCCTGTCGGAGCCTGCCCCACCCCCATGACCACGCCGTCGCCCCCCTGAGACGCCGGTCGTCGACGCATTCGTCGTGTCACATGGTGCGGTCTGTGTGGAGTTTTTGTGTGCTTGTTGGGGAACTTGGCGGAAAAGCGTATGTGTCGATCAATGGGGCGGGATGGCCGTCATGAGTGGCGTGGTGCCCCCGATTGTCGGGCGCGGTGCTCGCCCGTACCCCCCGTGTGCTGGCGTGGAGGGCGAACGGCCCGATGCGGATCGTCAGGGTCCGCGGAGTGGAACATCAATGGTCCAGGCCAAAGCGCTGAACGGTGGGGAGCTGGATCAAGTCACTTCGTGGAGGCATGCCGACGGCGGCCGGCGTGGAGCGAGGGCCGGCCGCCGTCTTCGTTCATGAGCTCCCCGCTCAGCGGGGGTGTGCGCCGCTCGGGGGTGTGGTCAGGCGCACAGTACGCGGGTCTCGGGCGTGTAGGCCGGACCGCCGCTGAGGCTGGTGCTGTCGCTGAACTCCGCGTAGAAGTACGAGTAGAAGCCGATGTTGCCGTTGCAGCCGGAGTCGGCGGCCACCTGCAAGGTCAGGGTGACAGTGCGGCTCTGGCCGGGCGGGACGGTGGCGCCGTAGTTGCCGCCGAGGTCCGCGGGGCCGGTGCCGGAACACGGGACGGCCCCGGCGTCCGTCGCCAGACTGCAGCCGGTGAAGCTGTACTTGAGGTCGGGGCGCTGGGTGGTCAGCCAGGTCGGGTCGATGGACTGGTAGACGAACCAGATGTCGTACGTCTGGTTGTTCTTGATCGTCATCGACAGGTTCACCGTGCCGCCGGGTGTGGTGGTGGCGGCGTCGGTACTGAACGACAGCTCGGCCGGGGCCGGGTCGGCGGCGCTCGCGGAGGGGGCCAGGCCGAAGAGGGCGACGGCGAGAGCGAAGACAGTGGCGAGACCGAAGCGTCTCGTGCTGAGGAATCTCATGGGCCGGGAGATTAGGCACGGTCCTGACGCACCGTCTGCACCCCGGGACGCACTGTGCACGCCGTGCGGCCGAAAGCGGTCGCAAGGTGAAGGTTCGGTGAAGCCATCCTCACAAGGGGGCGCGAGGGATGTTCCCGCACTCCAACGGCATGATGCGGCGTGGGCACGGAGAGCGGCCACGGGGCGCCTGGCGGGAGGCGCGCGCTGTGAGGCCAATGGCGAATTCCGGTCGGCTCGTAGCGGCCCCGCACACCTCCTGCGTCACCGTGGCGGCGCGCAGTGACGTAGGAGCAGCGCGGGCCGCCGACCAGCAGTTCCACGGGGCCGACGCCTGCGCCCGCTCGCCGCTGGAACGGGGCGAGTCCTCGAAAGCGCGCCCCCGTGAACTTCCCGCGCACGCGTCGCAGGATCACCCCGCCGACGAATCGGCGAGGTGCGAACCGGTGTGTGTGAATCGGCGTGGTGCGAACCTGCGTGGCGTGAATCGGCGCTGGGCGCGTCTTGGGTGACGTGCTCGACCAGGTTCGGCGACGACCATCGACCGGGACTCGGACGGCCGACGGCCGCGCAGGCGCTCGATCCCCTTCCGGTAGGCCCGTCCAGGTCAGCGGCCCTTGCGTACCCGGGCCGCCGCGCGTGCTTCCGCCGTCTTGCGGGCGTCGGCCGCTTTGCGGGACTCCTTGGGGCGGCCCGGACGAGTGCCCTTGCCACGGAAGGGGGCGTTACCGCCGCCCTTCCCTTCGATCGGCGGGCGCTTGGCTCCGGTGATGGCGGTCAGCTTCTCCTCGCCGGAACGCACTTGGGTCACGGTCGGCCGGATCCGGGCGTCGGCCATGATCCGGTTCACGTCTCGCCGCTGGTTCGGGGTGACCAGCGTGACCACGTTCCCGGATTCCCCGGCGCGAGCCGTACGCCCGCCACGGTGCAGATAGTCCTTCGCGTCGGCAGGCGGGTCGACGTTGACGACGAGGTCGAGCGCCTCGATGTGAATGCCGCGAGCCGCGACATTGGTGGCCACCAGCACGGTGATCCCGCCGTCCTTGAACTGCGCGAGCGTGTGCGTGCGCTGGGGCTGCGACTTCCCGCTGTGCAGGGCGGCCGCCCGTACGCCGCTGGCCCGCAGGTGCCGGGTGAACTGGTCCACGCCGGCCCTGGTGTCCAGGAACATCAGGACCCGGCCGTCCCGCGCGGCGATCTCGGTGGCCGTCGCGTACTTGTCGGCGGGGTGGATGTTCAGCACATGGTGTTCCATCGTGGTGACCGAGCCCGCCACACGGTCGAGCGAGGTCACTACCGGCTCGTGCAGATAGTTCCGCACCAACTGGTCGACATTGCGGTCGAGCGTTGCCGAGAAGAGCAGCCGCTGTCCGTCGGGACGGACCTGGTCCAGGATTTCCGAGACCTGCGGCAGAAACCCCAGGTCGCACATCTGATCCGCCTCGTCCAGCACCGTGATCCGCACCTGCCCCAGATCACAGGACCGACGCGATACGAGATCGGCGAGCCGCCCCGGCGTCGCGACGACCACTTCGGCGCCGGTCCGCAGCAGCGCCGCCTGCCGGTTGATCGCCAGCCCGCCCACCACCGTCGCCAGCCGCACGTTCAGTGCCCGCGCGTACGGTGCCAGCGCGTCGCTCACCTGCTGAGCGAGCTCCCGGGTCGGCACCAGGACCAGGGCGAGTGGCCGCCTCGACTCCGCTCGCGTATCCGCGGTCCGCGCCAGCAGCGCAAGCCCGAAGGCAAGCGTCTTGCCGGAGCCGGTCCGGGCGCGGCCGAGGACATCGCGGCCCGCCAGCGCGTTGGGCAGGGTCGCGGCCTGGATCGGGAAGGGCTCTGTCACGCCGAGGCCGGTCAGCGTCGTCGTCAGCTCCGGCGGCAGCCCGAGTGCGTCGAAGGACTCGACCGGCGGCAGGCCACCGGCAGCACTCCGCGGCGTTGTGAGTTCGCCCGTCGGGGCCGGCGGCTTCGCGTTCATGGGGGAACCTTCCTCGGTCTGGCGCCAGGAACGAGCCGGGGCCCGTACCCCTCGGTACGGGCCCCAACGTTTTCGAAGCGTGCCCCCAGTTTATCAGCGGAGGCCCCTGGATCACGCCGAGCAGGAGACCGGCCACCCGCGACGTCCCTCGGACCGGGCACGGGAACGCGCTGGTGGGGACGGTGCTGGTCAGCTCGGTGCGGTGCCGTCGCCCGCCTGCCCCGCGTCCTCGGCTGCGGCTGCCTTCTCGCGCATCTTGCGCACCAGCTCCGCCTTCTGCTCGGCAGCGCCCCGGCGGTCGAGGTTGCGGTGCGGACCGTTGTTCTGCCGTTCGGCGCGGGACAGCTTCTTGCGCTGGCCGCCGCCCATGCCCACGGGGTTGTTGATGTTCTTGCTCACGGTCACGGGTTCTCCCGGTAATGATGTGAATTGATCTACGGATTCATCGGTGGGGGACGGGCGGCGACGTCGTAGAACGTCAGCGGGGACCCCTCACACTCTCACTCGTAAATCGGCGTCTGGAAGAACATGACAAAGACGTTACCCGGTTCCGTCGGCCCCGCACACCAACCTCTCCTCGCCCCGGCCTGGGCCGTCGCCCTTCTCGACGGGAGCCCCACAGCGGTGACGAGGACGAGGAACGGATCGGCGTCATCCACCGGTCAGCTGCTGGATGGCCTTGAGCACCTGACCCGCTCCGTTCTCGGTCACCGGATGATGCGCCGCTCTTGCGGCGGCCCGGCTGTGTGCCCGTTCCGACGTCTCCGCGCGATCCGGCCGCGGCGATCAGGATCCGCACTGGCCCTCCTCGAAATCGGTACGGCCACCCGCGTGGCGGGCCGCGTTGGCGTGCACCCCCTCGCGGGTATAGGCGGCCAGCCCTGGGAGTTGCTGCGACGGCGGTATGACCAGCGCGAATACGCGTGGGTCGGCGACGAAGTCGTCCGCGATGCGCCGGT from Streptomyces tsukubensis encodes:
- a CDS encoding nucleotidyltransferase family protein yields the protein MHAVILAGGKGVRLRPYTTALPKPLVPIGDQHAILEIVLRQLASAGFTGCTIAIGHLGEIIRAYVGDGSQWGLTVGYSTEEAPLGTMGPLLTMRERLPEHFLVMNGDILTDLDYASLLRRHQVSEAPLTIATYARQVRIDFGVLTTADSKVVGFTEKPSMDYRVSMGVYGLTRATLDGYTAGLPLGFDELVLDLLGSGNPPHAYEFDGYWLDIGRPDDYDRANAEFTSRKSLLLKGV
- a CDS encoding SDR family NAD(P)-dependent oxidoreductase is translated as MTAPPLAAVTGAEGFIGSHLTEALVASGHRVRAMAQYNSFSSYGWLETLSPDVLDQVEVVLGDVRDPGSVRHLVEGADSVYHLAALIAIPYSYRAPHSYVDTNVTGTLNVLEAVRAAGTPRLVHTSTSETYGTAQTVPITEDHPINTQSPYAASKAGGDRLADSYHASFDTPVVTLRPFNTFGPRQSMRAVIPTVIGQVAAGERTITLGDLRPTRDFTFVKDTAQAFLAVGSAPAEQVVGRTFNAGTGGEISVGDLVTLIGKVMETGLDVREDTQRLRPANSEVMRLVADAGRLRAATGWSPAHTLEEGLAHTVDFFREPANLARYKTGIYNI
- the pelF gene encoding GT4 family glycosyltransferase PelF — its product is MHIPPGARHPAAPRVTLLTEGTYPHSHGGVSVWCDQLVTGMPDIAFDVIAVTGTGREPVVWDVPAHVDRIVSVPMWGPTPDGRAPRGPHLGRLAESYERFVTALLDPRSEDGFGPALYTLARAAEDGGLSPFLRGDRAIRILTSLWNRPGLAVREARPTLQDAVTATTLLEHALRPLAAPFPDAGVAHAVSGGVAALPGLAALHRHGVPLLLTEHGVYLRERYLGYRTAPYRWPVKALVLGFFRLLAEETYRRAALITPGNRYNRLWEERGGAAPESIRTVYNGVDPAAFPPAGPEPVDPVLSWAGRVDPIKDLETLIRAFALVRARVPAARLRLFGGTPRGGEAYRDRCEALAAELGHADAVTFEGRVDDIKDAYAAGNIVMLSSISEGFPFTLIEAMSCGRATVSTDVGGVREAVGDTGLVVPPRDPAAMAAAALELLADAERRRRIGEAARLRVIEQFTLRQTIDTFRSIYLELSASGGRSVPPAPEERAPATAGRSPVRSAAG
- a CDS encoding COG1361 family protein; translated protein: MRFLSTRRFGLATVFALAVALFGLAPSASAADPAPAELSFSTDAATTTPGGTVNLSMTIKNNQTYDIWFVYQSIDPTWLTTQRPDLKYSFTGCSLATDAGAVPCSGTGPADLGGNYGATVPPGQSRTVTLTLQVAADSGCNGNIGFYSYFYAEFSDSTSLSGGPAYTPETRVLCA
- a CDS encoding DEAD/DEAH box helicase, whose amino-acid sequence is MNAKPPAPTGELTTPRSAAGGLPPVESFDALGLPPELTTTLTGLGVTEPFPIQAATLPNALAGRDVLGRARTGSGKTLAFGLALLARTADTRAESRRPLALVLVPTRELAQQVSDALAPYARALNVRLATVVGGLAINRQAALLRTGAEVVVATPGRLADLVSRRSCDLGQVRITVLDEADQMCDLGFLPQVSEILDQVRPDGQRLLFSATLDRNVDQLVRNYLHEPVVTSLDRVAGSVTTMEHHVLNIHPADKYATATEIAARDGRVLMFLDTRAGVDQFTRHLRASGVRAAALHSGKSQPQRTHTLAQFKDGGITVLVATNVAARGIHIEALDLVVNVDPPADAKDYLHRGGRTARAGESGNVVTLVTPNQRRDVNRIMADARIRPTVTQVRSGEEKLTAITGAKRPPIEGKGGGNAPFRGKGTRPGRPKESRKAADARKTAEARAAARVRKGR
- a CDS encoding DUF6243 family protein, coding for MTVSKNINNPVGMGGGQRKKLSRAERQNNGPHRNLDRRGAAEQKAELVRKMREKAAAAEDAGQAGDGTAPS